In one Streptomyces venezuelae genomic region, the following are encoded:
- a CDS encoding winged helix-turn-helix transcriptional regulator, whose translation MAQRTRLDDDHCAIAQALDVVGDWWTLLIVRDAARGVRRFDEMQRELGVSRKVLSERLKLLVEADVVTRVPYQDRPVRHEYRLTPRGRALLPVLVALQDWGDTWVLGEGETMATAAETSREAQRVHALLGTRLPELRLAGHDGEPRDPVSADTPYTVLYCFPGAYARKDAYPPGWAGIPGARGCTLESCTFRDQLAEFTAAGATVHGVSSQRPDEQRAFAEKEGLRFPLLSDAELALTAALRLPTFRAAGVSRLKRLTLVLDGDRTVRDVQYPVTDVTASVEAALRTVRDLASRTE comes from the coding sequence ATGGCGCAACGGACCCGACTCGACGACGACCACTGCGCGATCGCGCAGGCGCTGGACGTCGTCGGCGACTGGTGGACCCTGCTGATCGTGCGCGACGCGGCGCGGGGCGTGCGCCGCTTCGACGAGATGCAGCGCGAACTGGGCGTGTCCCGGAAGGTGTTGAGCGAACGGCTGAAGCTCCTGGTGGAGGCGGACGTCGTCACGCGCGTCCCCTACCAGGACCGCCCCGTGCGCCACGAGTACCGCCTGACGCCGCGCGGTCGCGCGCTGCTGCCCGTCCTGGTCGCCCTCCAGGACTGGGGGGACACCTGGGTGCTGGGAGAGGGAGAGACGATGGCGACGGCGGCGGAGACCTCACGGGAGGCGCAGCGGGTGCACGCGCTGCTCGGCACGCGCCTGCCGGAGCTGCGGCTCGCGGGGCACGACGGCGAGCCGCGGGACCCGGTCTCGGCGGACACCCCGTACACGGTCCTGTACTGCTTCCCGGGCGCGTACGCCCGCAAGGACGCGTATCCGCCCGGCTGGGCGGGAATCCCCGGCGCACGCGGCTGCACGCTGGAGTCCTGCACGTTCCGCGACCAGCTCGCGGAGTTCACCGCGGCGGGCGCGACGGTGCACGGGGTGTCGTCACAACGCCCCGACGAACAGCGGGCCTTCGCGGAGAAGGAGGGCCTGCGCTTCCCGCTCCTCTCGGACGCGGAACTCGCGCTCACCGCGGCCCTGCGCCTGCCGACGTTCCGCGCGGCGGGCGTGAGCCGCCTCAAGCGGCTGACGCTGGTGCTCGACGGCGACCGGACCGTACGGGACGTGCAGTACCCCGTCACGGACGTCACGGCGAGCGTCGAGGCGGCGCTGCGAACGGTCAGGGACCTGGCGTCGCGCACCGAGTGA
- a CDS encoding MFS transporter gives MRDVPRTVWLLAAGQFFNMVVAFTFVYFFVYLTDERGLPVAQAGLISGIGGVGMVAGNFTGGWFGDRSGHRRVLLAGSLIGGAGVLALPSLPVALLYVVPPLSQYAGGCVRAATGALVAVSVPEGARRQGFAVVRFAGNAGFTVGPPLGALLIAHTSYTWLFVIDGIGTLVFAAYAARVLPARGTARSGPDRPDAGEGARHGVFAALGERPAVVVLLVAILLTDLVYRQQYSTLPVDLDRHGLGTGVYGWLLAINGGVILLLELPATLALRDRAPLRIIGSGLLLVGAGCGVLALGTGLGTAVTMMLLLTAGEILYKTPATAYVADHAPAHVQGRFQSLYSGVSVSGVVLSAPLGGALYSVAPGLLWPVCAALAGVAGCLVLAAGRGRARQPIGAVAASGATGGPDLETGSPARRTSG, from the coding sequence GTGCGTGATGTGCCGAGGACCGTGTGGCTGCTCGCCGCCGGCCAGTTCTTCAACATGGTCGTGGCCTTCACCTTCGTCTACTTCTTCGTCTATCTGACGGACGAACGCGGCCTCCCCGTCGCCCAGGCCGGGCTGATCAGCGGCATCGGCGGCGTCGGCATGGTCGCGGGCAACTTCACCGGCGGCTGGTTCGGCGACCGCTCGGGCCACCGGCGCGTCCTGCTCGCCGGGTCGCTGATCGGCGGCGCGGGCGTGCTGGCGCTGCCGTCGCTGCCGGTCGCGCTGCTGTACGTCGTACCGCCACTGAGCCAGTACGCGGGCGGCTGCGTACGCGCCGCCACCGGCGCCCTCGTCGCCGTCTCCGTGCCGGAGGGCGCACGCCGTCAGGGGTTCGCGGTCGTCCGTTTCGCGGGCAACGCGGGCTTCACCGTCGGGCCGCCGCTCGGCGCGCTCCTCATCGCCCACACCTCGTACACCTGGCTCTTCGTCATCGACGGGATCGGCACGCTGGTCTTCGCCGCGTACGCCGCGCGGGTGCTGCCCGCCCGCGGTACAGCGCGTTCCGGGCCGGACCGTCCGGATGCCGGGGAGGGGGCGCGGCACGGTGTCTTCGCCGCTCTGGGCGAGCGACCCGCCGTGGTCGTCCTCCTCGTCGCCATCCTCCTCACCGACCTCGTCTACCGGCAGCAGTACTCGACCCTCCCCGTCGACCTGGACCGGCACGGACTCGGCACGGGCGTCTACGGCTGGCTCCTCGCGATCAACGGCGGCGTCATCCTGCTCCTCGAACTCCCCGCCACCCTCGCCCTGCGCGACCGGGCGCCGCTGCGCATCATCGGGTCCGGGCTGCTGCTCGTCGGCGCGGGCTGCGGCGTGCTCGCCCTCGGCACGGGGCTCGGCACCGCCGTGACCATGATGCTGCTGCTCACCGCGGGGGAGATCCTCTACAAGACACCGGCCACCGCGTACGTCGCCGATCACGCGCCCGCGCACGTGCAGGGACGTTTCCAGAGCCTGTACTCGGGCGTCTCGGTCAGCGGCGTCGTGCTCTCGGCGCCGCTCGGCGGGGCGCTCTACTCCGTGGCGCCCGGCCTGCTGTGGCCGGTCTGCGCGGCGCTCGCCGGGGTGGCGGGATGCCTGGTCCTCGCGGCGGGGCGGGGCCGGGCGCGGCAACCGATCGGTGCCGTGGCGGCGAGCGGCGCCACGGGCGGCCCGGACCTTGAGACCGGTTCGCCCGCGCGGCGCACCTCCGGTTAG